One Haloarchaeobius amylolyticus genomic window, GGCGATGACGTAATCGCGGGACCGGAACGCTGTGTCGTCGAGACCCATCTCCTCGATTCGGTCGAGCAACCAGACCTCGTCCCTGTTCTTCGCGTCCCGGACGTACATGGTAACTGGTAGTTCCCCGAAGGGCATAGGATTTGTCCCCAGCCGGGCGACGATTCGACCCCCGGCGCGCCCGTCAGTCGTCGCCTCGGACCGCCTCGAGCACGGCCGGGCAGGCGTCGATGGCGACCTCGGCGTCGCCCAGTGCCGACCCGCCGAGGCCGGCCTCGCGCTCGCGGTAGTCGTGGTAGGGCTCGCGGATGCCGTGGCCCGCGTCGGGGTGGTCGACCTGGACCGTATCTCGACCGGCCCGGTCGCGCCACATGGCGATGCGCTCGCAGAAGGCGGTCGCCGGCCAGACGGTGTCGTGGCCGCCGGAGACGAGGGTGACGTGCGCCACGTCGGCCCAGGGCAGGCCCGCCGCCTCCATGGCGTCGAAACTGGCGTCGTCGACGGCGCGCTGGAACCGGCTGGCGGTCGGTTCGGCGTCGGCCGCGTCGTCGGCAACCGGGAGGGGGTCGACCGACGAATCGGCCCCCACGATTCCCGAGAAGGCGTAGGCAGTCGGCGCGTACCCGACGACGGTGTCGACGGCGTCGTGGTCGGCCGCGACCAGCGTGGCGGCCTCGGTCCCCCGCCCGACGCCGACGATGGAGACGGGCGCGTCCACGTCCTCGCGCGACGCGAGGAGGTCCACGGCACCCTCGACCGGCGAACACCGGACCTCGTCGTCGCCCGCCGAACTGGCCCGGTACCGGGGCACGACGACGGCGACGCCGGCCGTGGCCAGCATCGCGACCTGTCGCCGGTGCGTGGTGGCGTCCTCGGGTGGCAGGAAGACGACGCCCGGATGCGGGCCGTCGCCCGGCGGCACGAACACCTCGCCGTCGAAGGCGGCGGCGTCCCCGACCGGCTCGGTCCGAACCGTGGGTTCGACGAACGCGCGGATCGTATCCTGCCGGGAGACCTCGCCGTCGACCTTCGCGGAGAC contains:
- a CDS encoding alpha/beta hydrolase family protein, producing the protein MPELSLPEETRVGDPLPVRLSGGPAMAEVSVRLTVTDDAGRELTVQSVYRTTTDGDLDTTKANVVEGPDIGGAMPLSHARPEAAHQFPYAVFDEAKKTPVVVSAKVDGEVSRQDTIRAFVEPTVRTEPVGDAAAFDGEVFVPPGDGPHPGVVFLPPEDATTHRRQVAMLATAGVAVVVPRYRASSAGDDEVRCSPVEGAVDLLASREDVDAPVSIVGVGRGTEAATLVAADHDAVDTVVGYAPTAYAFSGIVGADSSVDPLPVADDAADAEPTASRFQRAVDDASFDAMEAAGLPWADVAHVTLVSGGHDTVWPATAFCERIAMWRDRAGRDTVQVDHPDAGHGIREPYHDYREREAGLGGSALGDAEVAIDACPAVLEAVRGDD